A stretch of Triticum aestivum cultivar Chinese Spring chromosome 1D, IWGSC CS RefSeq v2.1, whole genome shotgun sequence DNA encodes these proteins:
- the LOC123181881 gene encoding probable transmembrane GTPase FZO-like, chloroplastic gives MRRCSTPSRPPSYPTKSGTNSAPPPPTPHFASLSAPLSTRARALLSLSLSMLAPSTATATATTTCLLLRRPAAAIRGLPLHSLLLSRRRPRHRCAVDASSAAAASGGGGAAKEPPRTLFPGGFKRPEIQVPALVLRVGVDEALGSGDSVAAAVARGVGIVVLEAGEEGGGRAYEAARALKAAVGDRAYLLIAERVDVASAVGASGVVLADDGIPAIVARSMMMKSNSDSIYLPLVARTIRSSDSARSATSSEGADFLIVNTGTADFSRVFSGAGAQHVKIPVFFTLNDLQSEGSFSDTTSKLFQSGASGIVLSLAGIQHLTDNIIERDFLKVDTTDRVPQVTYSSANALEETNNVMVLTREKTKVAGFTKLDEKVMQLIATEKPILSEAVDVIRKAAPMMEEAELLVDAASRLSEPFLLVIVGEFNSGKSTFINALLGRKYLQEGVVPTTNEITLLSYSEVDSESIERCERHPDGQFTCYLSAPILKEMNLVDTPGTNVILQRQQRLTEEYVPRADLILFVLSSDRPLTESEVGFLQYVQQWKKKVVFVLNKLDLYRNSDELEEATAFIKENARKLLNTEDVTLFPVSSRSALEVKLSYSNNNDREHHGEVLLSDPRWRSSKFYDLEHYLLSFLDGSTDNGKERVRLKLETPIGIADRLLTSCQRLVKLEYEKAIDDLTSIRDLVSGANSYALKIEADSNSWQKQISSLIERAKSRAITLMESTLQLSNIDLIFTYMLTGEKGPSAKATSFVQNDILSPALDDAADLLSEYSKWLSSSNTREANLYLECFHERWNSLVSQEESGSSDRTELVNEGEKLSIKALDGFSATAAAKVFEEEIREVATGTFGGLGVAGLSASLLTSVLTTTLEDLLALALCSAGGFLAISNFPGRRKLAVEKVSKAADELSRKVNEAIQKDISQSASQLVQFVDTASKPYQEACQRKIDWLQGVQGELSAVERKLQTLKIDIQNLHGS, from the exons ATGCGGCGGTGCTCTACTCCGTCCCGTCCCCCATCCTATCCAACCAAATCCGGGACAAACTCTGCTCCACCACCTCCCACTCCCCACTTCGCCTCGCTCTCTGCTCCGCTGtccacgcgcgcgcgcgcgctccTATCCTTGTCGCTCTCCATGTTGGCCCcttccaccgccaccgccaccgctacCACCACCTGCCTCCTCTTGCGGCGCCCGGCCGCCGCCATCCGGGGCCTACCCTTGCACTCCCTCCTCCTCTcacgccgtcgcccccgccaccgCTGCGCCGTCGACGCCAGCAGCGCCGCCGCtgcttccggcggcggcggcgctgccaagGAGCCGCCCAGGACGCTGTTCCCCGGCGGGTTCAAGCGCCCGGAGATCCAGGTCCCGGCGCTCGTGCTCCGCGTGGGCGTCGACGAGGCGCTCGGCTCCGGTGACTCGGTGGCCGCCGCCGTGGCACGGGGCGTGGGGATCGTCGTGCTCGAGGCcggggaggagggcggcgggcGCGCGTACGAGGCTGCACGCGCGCTCAAGGCCGCGGTAGGGGACCGCGCGTACCTGCTGATCGCGGAGCGAGTCGACGTCGCCTCCGCGGTCGGGGCGAGCGGCGTCGTGCTAGCCGACGATG GTATTCCTGCTATTGTTGCAAGGAGTATGATGATGAAATCAAACTCTGACTCCATATATCTCCCGCTTGTCGCTAGAACTATACGGTCCTCGGACTCTGCAAGAAGCGCTACAAGTTCTGAGGGGGCAGATTTTCTTATCGTAAATACCGGGACTGCTGACTTCTCGAGGGTTTTCAGTGGTGCTGGTGCTCAGCATGTGAAGATTCCAGTTTTCTTCACTTTAAATGATTTGCAAAGCGAGGGATCTTTTTCTGATACCACATCCAAGCTGTTCCAGTCCGGTGCATCTGGAATTGTTTTGTCTTTGGCTGGCATCCAACATCTTACTGACAATATCATAGAAAGGGATTTTTTAAAAGTGGATACCACCGATAGAGTACCACAAGTCACTTACTCTTCTGCTAACGCGTTGGAAGAAACAAACAATGTAATGGTCCTAACTCGTGAGAAGACAAAAGTTGCTGGATTTACAAAACTGGATGAAAAAGTGATGCAGCTAATAGCGACGGAAAAGCCTATTCTCAGTGAAGCTGTTGATGTTATCCGCAAGGCAGCACCAATG ATGGAAGAGGCTGAACTTCTGGTTGATGCTGCTTCTCGCCTGAGTGAGCCATTTTTGTTGGTTATTGTG GGTGAATTTAACTCGGGAAAATCAACCTTTATAAATGCTCTACTTGGAAGGAAGTATCTTCAGGAAGGAGTTGTACCCACGACAAATGAGATCACACTGCTCTCATATTCAGAGGTTGATTCTGAAAGCATAGAACGATGTGAGCGGCACCCGGATGGTCAATTCACATGCTATTTATCGGCTCCAATTTTAAAAGAG ATGAACCTAGTTGATACACCTGGAACAAATGTCATTCTCCAGAGGCAGCAGCGACTCACTGAAGAATATGTGCCACGAGCTGACTTGATACTCTTTGTACTGTCATCAGATAGACCATTGACTGAGAGTGAG GTCGGATTTCTCCAGTATGTCCAGCAGTGGAAGAAGAAAGTTGTATTTGTTCTAAACAAATTGGACCTCTATCGGAACAGTGATGAG CTTGAAGAGGCCACTGCCTTTATCAAGGAAAACGCAAGGAAATTACTCAACACGGAGGATGTAACACTGTTTCCTGTATCTTCACGCTCTGCTCTGGAAGTCAAACTTTCATATTCAAATAACAACGATAGGGAGCACCACGGGGAAGTTTTGTTAAGTGATCCTAGATGGAGAAGCAGCAAGTTTTATGATCTTGAGCATTACCTACTGAGCTTTTTAGATGGTTCAACAGATAATGGAAAGGAAAGGGTCCGACTGAAACTTGAAACACCAATTGGTATTGCAGATCGTTTGCTAACTTCATGTCAAAGACTTGTGAAACTAGAATATGAAAAGGCTATTGATGACTTGACGTCCATCAGGGATCTTGTTTCTGGTGCAAACAGCTATGCTTTGAAAATTGAGGCTGATAGCAATTCCTGGCAGAAGCAGATTTCATCTCTT ATTGAGAGAGCAAAAAGTCGAGCTATAACGCTCATGGAATCTACACTTCAGTTGTCAAACATTGACCTTATTTTTACATACATGCTCACAGGAGAAAAAGGGCCTTCTGCCAAAGCCACATCGTTTGTTCAAAATGATATTCTGAGTCCTGCCCTTGACGATGCAGCT GATTTATTGAGTGAATATTCAAAATGGTTGAGTTCTAGCAATACCCGTGAAGCAAATTTATATCTGGAGTGTTTCCATGAAAGATGGAATTCATTGGTTAGTCAGGAAGAAAGCGGCTCATCAGATCGAACTGAGCTTGTTAACGAAGGAGAGAAACTCAGCATAAAAGCACTGGATGGCTTcagtgctactgctgctgctaaggTTTTTGAAGAAGAAATTCGTGAAGTG GCTACGGGAACTTTTGGAGGGCTTGGGGTTGCTGGATTGTCAGCCTCTCTTTTGACTTCTGTTCTAACAACTACACTCGAAGATCTACTTGCTCTTGCTCTTTGCTCAGCTGGCGG ATTTCTCGCAATATCGAATTTCCCTGGTCGACGGAAGCTTGCGGTAGAGAAGGTCAGCAAGGCTGCCGATGAACTATCTCGTAAAGTTAATGAAGCTATTCAGAAGGATATATCTCAGAGTGCTAGTCAGCTAGTCCAGTTCGTAGACACCGCCAGCAAACCGTACCAGGAAGCATGCCAGCGAAAAATTGACTGGCTGCAGGGTGTTCAGGGTGAGTTGTCCGCCGTTGAGCGTAAGCTCCAAACTCTGAAAATCGACATCCAAAATCTGCACGGATCATGA